The following nucleotide sequence is from Borrelia sp. A-FGy1.
ACTTTCTCTTCCTATTTTAAAACATGCAACTTGTAATTGAGATTTTTTTTCTCTAACTTTTTCCCTTCCAAACATACCCTAATATCCTTAAAGTTAATTAAATAACTACTTCAAATAACTACTTCCAATTCATAAAATCCTTAGATAAAAAATAAATTTCAAATGAATTTTTCCTGACAGCTTTAGGCCTTATTCTTTTAACAAATCTAAAATAATCCTTAAGTACGGCACAAATTTGCTCTTCTTCTCCTCCCTGAAAAACCTTAATTAATAAATTTCCACCCTTAATTAAAACTTCAGTTGCTATTTCTACTATTCTAATATTTAAATTAAAAGAATTACTTGTATCTACCAATCTATTACCAGTAGTTCTAGGGGCAATGTCACTTAAAATTAAACTATAAGGAGCATAAAATTTGATTTTATGTAAAATATTGTCAAGAGATATATCCCCCTTTATAAAATAAAAATTGCTATTAAAATGAAGATCCATTTCATTAAGATCAACTGCAACAAGTACACCATTTTTAATTTTACTATAAGCATATTGAGAAAAACTGCCAGGAGATGCTCCAATATCTAATATATTACCATAAGAAAACAAAGAAAACTTCTCATCAATTTCCATTAACTTATAAACAGACCTGGCAAGATACCCTTCTCTTTTAGCTTTTTGATAATATCTATCAATAACATCATACATATAAAGTTTTCCAATATGGTTACACTCATCATTATACTTTTTATTATAATTCTTATTATGAAAAATAAATTATTTTTAAAGAATATTGAAAAAATATTAATGCCGCATTTTCGAAGAAGCACTTCCTAAATCTATAATCTATATTAATGATATTGAAGATATCGCCATAAAAAGACGAGTATCACCTGCCATTCATTTAATTTATGGAATAGGCTCTAGCATTAATACTGCAAATTTAATTTATTTCTTACATATGAGATTAATAAGAAATTGTAACTTAAACGAAAATCAAAAACTATTAATTTATGAATTTTTTCACAACCTTTAAAACCCTTCATTTATGACAAGGAATTGACATTGAATTTCACAATGGAACACGTATACCAAGCATTAAAGAATATATATCTTTAGTCGAACTTAAGACAGGTTCCCTTTTTGGAATGGCTGGTTTTTAGCTGGGGAATATTTACAAAAAACGAAAATAAATCTAAAACCTTTTTATAATACCTTCTTAAAATTTGGAACCTATTTTCAAATAATGGATGACATTAAAAATATTAAAATGGAATTGAAGGTAAAGATTTAATTGAAGGCAAGAAAAGTCTTCCTGTAATATTCTTTTAAAAGAGAAAAAGTTTGATAAAAGCATAGTAAAATCACTAGATAAAATTAAAAATCTAACATAAATGATTCAATAAGAAGAAATATTAAAATTTGGCAATATGATTAAATCATCAAACGCCATAAAACAGGCTTTAAATCTCGCAATGTCGTATTTTAATAAAAATATAAAAGATCTAAACTCATATAAACTTATCAGCAAGTATCAAAATATGATACTAGATATTTTAAACAAGATAAAATAAAATAACTTATGAAAAAATATATAATAATCCTAGCATTAATAAATATTATCATTCCTGTTTATGCAACAATATCTGAAAAAGAAATAAGCAAAGATAAAATTGATGAAATCTATAAAGAATCAATGTCACTAAAAAATCTTAAAAAATATAATAAGTCTAAATCATTATTAACGAAAATTATAAAAAAAGATCCAAACCAAGTTGATGCGTACTTATTACTTTCTGAGCTAGAATATTTGATGGAAAACTGGACAGAAGCAATTAAACAGACAAAAATTTATCTAAAAATAATTGATTTTAATAATACAATAAACTATCTTGACATTTCTTGGGCATATTTTCTCATCGGAGAGTCTAGTAAATCAATGGAATACATAATAAAATTTATTGAAAACAATCAAAATTTAATAAATACTAATGTACATATATTCATTGATGCCATTTTAAAAAAAGGATTTTATCATTTCATCGAAGACGAAGATTCAATATTTAATCTAATTATTAACACTATTTTCCAAATAGAAACACATGATGATATGCTATATACGCTCTTCTTGCAAAACTTAGATATTATAAAAAACATTCCTTTTTATCTATTTAATAAAATTAAAATAAAAGAGATAGAATTACAAATGCAAGCTTTAAAGCAAATTAAAAATTCAATAAATGGTGTGGCTAAAATCTCTTATTTCTCCTAAAAAGCGAAACCAATATATTAATTAATATAGCCATATAAAATGGAAGGGAAAGAGCAAAATAAGAATTTACATAGTCCTGAAAATTGAAAAAATTATATTCAATAAATACAATCAAAAATGAAATTGGTAAAATAAGCCACGGATTTGAAAACGAAATATATAATATACAAATAGCAAGCCAACCATTATTTAATCCCAAATTATAAGAATAAACATTAAGATTTATAGCAAGAAATGAACCAGCCATACTTGCTGAGATTAAAGATAAAAAAATAGCAAAAGATTTAAAGTAATTACTATTCCTTTCACCTAATACATTCTCATAATCATTCGAACGTATAAACTCAAAAACCATACCAACCCTTGTATAATTTACTATATAAATACTAAGACCTAATAAGATAAAAAAGAATATAACAAAAATATAAATAGCTAAATTACTCGATATGTCCAAGCTAAATCCTGGAATAAAACCAAAATTAGCTCTCATTAAAAAATCGACTAAAAAATAACACAATATATTAATACCTATGCCTGTTATGTAAATATCATAACCTTTAACTACAAGTAAAGATAAAAATCCCCCAAAAATAAAACTAACAAGAAGCGTCATAATAACTGACATAAAAATCCCATATCCCCAATAAATAAAAAGAGAAGTTAAGAACACAGATAAAAAAGAAACCCCTTCAACAGATATATTTAAAAGACCTATTTTATCCGTATAAAGTACCCCAAGTGCTAAATATGCAAATATTATAGAATGTATAAAAATAACAAACATTTATTTTTTACCTGAATTAATAAAAAATAAAGATAAAAAAATAGATACAGCTTGATATAAACCAATAAATTCATATTTAAAAGAATAATTTATCTTAAGATAATTATTAAACTCATTTAACATTGAAAAAAACAAACTAAAGCACAATACATACATATAATTAAATCCAGAAATTACAGCCACAATAAATCCACTCCAACCAAGTCCCGAAGTTAATCCTAAAAATAAATAATTTTTAAAAAAAATGACAAATATTGAACCTACAAGTCCATTAAGAAAAGCACTAGTAAATACCGTATAAAATTTATATTTAAACTCATTAACGCTAAAAAACTTACTCAACATCTTTCTATCGCTTAATATCTCAAGCTTTAATCCCAAAATAGTTCTCTTATGTATAAAAATACAAATTAACCAAATTAAAAACCCAAATAAAAGCAAATATGGCAAAGAAGTATCAAGAGTAAATATTCTATGAATACTCTTTGTCTGATTCAAAGCCCCATTTGAAACTAAAAGCTTTGATATAAGCCCATCCACTAATCTCTGATTTCCATAAGACAACAAAAGACCTGTAAGCATTTCATTTACTCCGAAAAAGAATGCTAAAAAAAAAGGAATAATTCCTATAAGACTAACTAAAAATGAACTTAAAATCATTATTAATGCAAAATTAAAATATGTAAGCCCAAATAATTCACAAAATACATAAGCTAAATATGCTCCAAAATAAACTTGACCCTCATGCCCAAGATTCAAGTTATTGCTTCTAGCACAAGTAGAAATCCCCGTAGCAATCAACAAAAGCAATATAAAATTCCAAAATATTGCCTTAATATAAAAAAAACTAAAAAAAGTATCAAAAAAATAACTAAGAAAAAACACATTAAATGAAAAAATCAGAAATATGTATCCTTTTCTAAAGGATTTCATATAAATAACAATTCCTTTAGACTCATTTTATTTATATACTCTCTCTTCATCCTCAAAACAACTTCACCAGTTTTAATAGCTAAAACATCATCAGATAGAAGAAATAGCTCATCTAAATTAGGAGTAATTAATAATACAGGCTTTTGCTTAGCAAAATTACGAATAAAAATGGCTATTTCATTATATGCCTTATAATCCAGATTACTAAGAGGGGAAAAACAAATCAAAAAACTCTTTGTAATATACTTTTCCCTAAAAAGAGCAAGTTTTTTCAAAGTTCCCCCAGAAAATGAAAAAGACTTAGAATAAAAAGTCTTATTTATCTTGTCATCACCATATTCCATATCTTTCTTAAAAAATTCTTTAAGTTTATTAATAGTAGATTCCTTAATAAAAATTTCATCTTCAAAACTCATTATTTTTGTTAAAAAGCTATCTAATATAGTACTATCATCAGAAAACAAATTTCCAATACCTAAAGGTAAAAATCCTGCCTTTAAGTCATAAAAATTAATATATTCATATCTTTTCCCATTAACCTTTATGCACCCCACAAACGGAATTTCTCCTAAAAATAACTTCTCCCATGTTTTTATTACAGCTTCTTCTGCAATAATTCCAAAAACCCCTCTTTCTTTTAAAGAAAAATTAATATCATATTTCCAGAAATCTTCAAAAAATAAACTAAATTTTATAAAATCTTCATTTGACTTATCATAATTAATATTTGTATAAATAAATTTATTAGTAGGTATTTCAAGCTTTTTAAGTATTGTCTCTTTATTTGTTGTTCTAAAGCATTTCCCACCTTTTAAAATAACAAATTCATCGCTAAAATTTATAACATTTCCAATTTCTCTATGCGTAATAAAAAGAGAAGTGACACCTGCCTTCTTAAGATTTTCAAGCAATCCAATAAATTCTTTGGCTTCTTTTTGAGAAAAGTAAGCTATACTTTCATCAAAAATAATAATCTTTGCATTCTTCTTAAGAGAAGAAATTATAAGTAAAAGGTATATCTCTTTAATATTTAAATCTTGTATTCTCTTGTCTAGATTAAAATTAATATTATAAAACTGTCTAATCCACTTGTAATACCTATAGGTCTTAGATTTATTCATTGGAACAAAAAATTTAGAATCAAACCAATAAATATTAAGATACTCCCATACTTTCAAATTCATATTAAGTTTTGGTACTTGAGATACAAGATAAATACCATTCCGCTTTGCCTTATCCACATTCCAATTTTTCTGTATTCTATTATCTACAATTACATACCCACTATCAAAATGAATAACCCCAGCTATGATTTTAGATAAAGTACTTTTCCCTTCTCCATTTCTACCAATTACAGTCAAAATCTTGGATTCCTCAATCTTTAAATTAATATTATCTAGAATGGGTCTCTCAATATCTGGAAAAAATTTGACTATTTTCTTAAACTCTACCATAAAATCATTCTAAATTTATGTTTATCCCAATATCAATTATCTCTTTTATTTTACCTTCAAGAGCCTTCTTAATCTCATCACTAATGTTTTCTATATAAAACTTATTTAAGAAATTAAATGAAACTCCCATTTCTCTAAATCCAAGTATCTCATAAAAACCATATTTAATCTTACCTCTTAAAGCTTTATCCAACGCCTTTTCTAAATAAAATCTTTGATTTGTAATGCCTGAACCAATGATATTATTTTTATTATCCAAATAATCTTCGCTATCAAATAAAACCGCATAAATATTATGTTCACGTACGGATGAAAGCACGCCTTCAATAGCTGACCCAACAATAGGAAGGACTACAGAAACTTTTGAACTTAAAATTAAAGAATCCGTTAAAGCCTTTGCCTTATTACTATCATACCAATTCCCCAAAGTTCTAAAGAAAACTTCTGTATCTAAAACTTCTCTAACTCCATTTTTGAAATAAGGGAAAATATAATCATTCATAACAGGATACTCTTGTCCGGCAATCAAAGCCACATTTTTATTCAATAAATCAAAATTTTTTAAAAACAAACCCACATAATAACCTAAAATATAAGCTTCTTCAGCAACATTATAAGACAAGGAGTAAACTTGAGGGTTAGTATTTTTAACCAAAGAGTCAAAAATTAAGAATTTAGTATAAGGATAATTTTTTGAAATTTTATCAATAATTCCTTGCATTGCATTATTTGCGGTTATCAAGAAATCATATTTTTGATGACTTAATAATTTTTCAAGTAATTCCATCCATTCACTTTGGTTA
It contains:
- a CDS encoding RlmE family RNA methyltransferase; this encodes MYDVIDRYYQKAKREGYLARSVYKLMEIDEKFSLFSYGNILDIGASPGSFSQYAYSKIKNGVLVAVDLNEMDLHFNSNFYFIKGDISLDNILHKIKFYAPYSLILSDIAPRTTGNRLVDTSNSFNLNIRIVEIATEVLIKGGNLLIKVFQGGEEEQICAVLKDYFRFVKRIRPKAVRKNSFEIYFLSKDFMNWK
- a CDS encoding tetratricopeptide repeat protein, translated to MKKYIIILALINIIIPVYATISEKEISKDKIDEIYKESMSLKNLKKYNKSKSLLTKIIKKDPNQVDAYLLLSELEYLMENWTEAIKQTKIYLKIIDFNNTINYLDISWAYFLIGESSKSMEYIIKFIENNQNLINTNVHIFIDAILKKGFYHFIEDEDSIFNLIINTIFQIETHDDMLYTLFLQNLDIIKNIPFYLFNKIKIKEIELQMQALKQIKNSINGVAKISYFS
- a CDS encoding ABC transporter permease translates to MFVIFIHSIIFAYLALGVLYTDKIGLLNISVEGVSFLSVFLTSLFIYWGYGIFMSVIMTLLVSFIFGGFLSLLVVKGYDIYITGIGINILCYFLVDFLMRANFGFIPGFSLDISSNLAIYIFVIFFFILLGLSIYIVNYTRVGMVFEFIRSNDYENVLGERNSNYFKSFAIFLSLISASMAGSFLAINLNVYSYNLGLNNGWLAICILYISFSNPWLILPISFLIVFIEYNFFNFQDYVNSYFALSLPFYMAILINILVSLFRRNKRF
- a CDS encoding ABC transporter permease, whose translation is MKSFRKGYIFLIFSFNVFFLSYFFDTFFSFFYIKAIFWNFILLLLIATGISTCARSNNLNLGHEGQVYFGAYLAYVFCELFGLTYFNFALIMILSSFLVSLIGIIPFFLAFFFGVNEMLTGLLLSYGNQRLVDGLISKLLVSNGALNQTKSIHRIFTLDTSLPYLLLFGFLIWLICIFIHKRTILGLKLEILSDRKMLSKFFSVNEFKYKFYTVFTSAFLNGLVGSIFVIFFKNYLFLGLTSGLGWSGFIVAVISGFNYMYVLCFSLFFSMLNEFNNYLKINYSFKYEFIGLYQAVSIFLSLFFINSGKK
- a CDS encoding ATP-binding cassette domain-containing protein, yielding MVEFKKIVKFFPDIERPILDNINLKIEESKILTVIGRNGEGKSTLSKIIAGVIHFDSGYVIVDNRIQKNWNVDKAKRNGIYLVSQVPKLNMNLKVWEYLNIYWFDSKFFVPMNKSKTYRYYKWIRQFYNINFNLDKRIQDLNIKEIYLLLIISSLKKNAKIIIFDESIAYFSQKEAKEFIGLLENLKKAGVTSLFITHREIGNVINFSDEFVILKGGKCFRTTNKETILKKLEIPTNKFIYTNINYDKSNEDFIKFSLFFEDFWKYDINFSLKERGVFGIIAEEAVIKTWEKLFLGEIPFVGCIKVNGKRYEYINFYDLKAGFLPLGIGNLFSDDSTILDSFLTKIMSFEDEIFIKESTINKLKEFFKKDMEYGDDKINKTFYSKSFSFSGGTLKKLALFREKYITKSFLICFSPLSNLDYKAYNEIAIFIRNFAKQKPVLLITPNLDELFLLSDDVLAIKTGEVVLRMKREYINKMSLKELLFI
- a CDS encoding BMP family ABC transporter substrate-binding protein; the encoded protein is MNKFLLIRIFWVFNSLICLFLFVYINFFKIRESKTSSEKRLALFIPGIINGSPSYKGMYDFLIKFKKERKDIKIKLFEAGFNQSEWMELLEKLLSHQKYDFLITANNAMQGIIDKISKNYPYTKFLIFDSLVKNTNPQVYSLSYNVAEEAYILGYYVGLFLKNFDLLNKNVALIAGQEYPVMNDYIFPYFKNGVREVLDTEVFFRTLGNWYDSNKAKALTDSLILSSKVSVVLPIVGSAIEGVLSSVREHNIYAVLFDSEDYLDNKNNIIGSGITNQRFYLEKALDKALRGKIKYGFYEILGFREMGVSFNFLNKFYIENISDEIKKALEGKIKEIIDIGININLE